The proteins below are encoded in one region of Sporosarcina sp. FSL K6-1508:
- a CDS encoding bifunctional metallophosphatase/5'-nucleotidase gives MNHEIETIHFYHTNDIHSHFENWPQISRLLCNKKQEHLIEGNACYIVDIGDHVDRSHPFTEGTKGQGNIQLLNEAGYDAVTIGNNEGITMSKEALSSLYKEASFDVILSNLFEDDGSRPDWSLPYRIYSTAKGTRIGVIGATAEYKAFYSKLGWQVTPPRENLKRIAESLAEDTDFIVCLSHMGINEDEKLAAECPGIDVIFGAHTHHLFHEGKMIGETMLAATGKYGQYVGHVTVKFDKDAKKPMQLDAELFRMDSVKSNEKDIEKVNKLIQLGKKEMEEQVFFNPTHLAQNLFEESPLSSFFGRALIAYSQADCALFNAGIFLGSLDEGWVTKADLHALLPHPINPCLVTLDGSELIDVYELSMNKDWPQIEIKGLGFRGALMGAMIHERLYKNRHGQLFAGNREVVSGQKYTLATLDMFTFGFFFPSLKQAEKEYYMPELIRDVLGWYGTEYFKE, from the coding sequence ATGAATCACGAAATTGAGACGATTCACTTCTATCATACAAACGATATCCACAGCCATTTTGAGAACTGGCCACAAATCAGCCGGCTTCTTTGTAATAAGAAACAGGAGCATTTAATAGAAGGAAATGCTTGCTACATAGTAGACATCGGAGATCATGTTGATCGTTCCCATCCTTTTACAGAAGGGACGAAAGGTCAAGGGAATATACAATTGTTGAATGAAGCGGGATATGATGCCGTCACGATTGGCAATAACGAAGGAATTACCATGTCAAAAGAGGCGCTGTCTTCTCTTTATAAGGAGGCCAGTTTCGATGTTATCCTTAGCAATTTATTTGAGGACGATGGAAGTCGGCCAGATTGGTCGTTGCCTTACAGAATCTATAGCACTGCGAAAGGAACACGAATCGGTGTCATAGGAGCTACCGCAGAATATAAAGCCTTCTATTCGAAGCTGGGCTGGCAAGTGACACCACCCCGCGAAAATTTAAAGCGTATTGCTGAGAGTTTGGCTGAGGACACTGATTTTATTGTTTGTCTATCGCATATGGGGATTAATGAAGACGAAAAGCTTGCAGCAGAATGTCCAGGGATTGATGTCATTTTCGGCGCACATACGCACCACCTTTTTCATGAGGGCAAGATGATTGGCGAAACGATGCTCGCTGCAACGGGGAAATATGGTCAGTATGTCGGTCATGTCACCGTGAAATTTGATAAGGATGCCAAAAAGCCCATGCAACTGGATGCAGAGCTTTTCAGGATGGATTCGGTGAAGAGTAATGAAAAAGATATTGAAAAAGTAAATAAACTAATTCAATTGGGGAAAAAAGAAATGGAAGAACAGGTCTTTTTCAATCCAACCCATTTGGCTCAAAACTTGTTTGAAGAAAGTCCCTTGTCGTCTTTCTTTGGGAGGGCGCTCATTGCCTATTCGCAAGCTGATTGCGCATTGTTCAATGCGGGGATTTTCTTAGGAAGTCTAGATGAGGGCTGGGTGACGAAAGCTGATTTACATGCGTTGCTGCCTCATCCCATCAATCCCTGCCTCGTCACATTGGATGGATCTGAACTGATAGACGTATATGAGCTGTCCATGAATAAAGACTGGCCACAAATCGAAATTAAAGGACTGGGCTTTCGGGGAGCATTAATGGGTGCGATGATTCATGAAAGATTATATAAAAATAGACATGGCCAGTTATTCGCCGGCAACCGGGAAGTTGTGTCCGGTCAAAAGTATACACTTGCAACGCTGGATATGTTCACATTCGGATTTTTCTTCCCGTCACTGAAACAGGCAGAGAAAGAGTACTACATGCCAGAATTGATCAGGGACGTGTTAGGGTGGTATGGAACTGAATATTTTAAAGAATGA
- the yunB gene encoding sporulation protein YunB, giving the protein MKFQGQVTRRSRKKKRKLLPFLLPTIIIAVSLFFYTVNTRLTPIYVQYAEVQTEKIASHVISKAINSRIANVLDVNEIIVDASTNTEGGAAWKFNTEIINRVLAETQQLVESHLQQAEEGNLDMLPMQSGIEFDPQAMESQGGVVFFVPIGQATNIPLLGNLGPKIPIRFHVIGEVSATIDTETRSFGINSVYVEVNILLTVNVQIIVPLATEKSVVKQKIPVAMGLIHGTVPDYYNSGSGNPPNLQIPLPDNFAE; this is encoded by the coding sequence TTGAAATTTCAGGGCCAGGTAACCCGGCGATCCAGGAAAAAGAAACGTAAATTGTTACCCTTTCTTCTTCCCACAATTATAATTGCAGTCTCCCTATTCTTTTACACTGTTAATACAAGACTTACTCCAATTTATGTCCAGTATGCAGAGGTACAGACGGAGAAAATAGCCTCCCATGTTATCAGTAAAGCCATTAATTCAAGAATAGCTAATGTCCTGGACGTCAATGAGATTATTGTAGACGCATCGACTAATACTGAAGGGGGGGCGGCGTGGAAATTCAATACAGAAATTATCAATAGGGTGTTGGCAGAAACACAACAACTAGTCGAGTCCCATCTCCAGCAAGCCGAGGAGGGAAATCTGGATATGCTACCTATGCAAAGTGGTATCGAATTCGATCCGCAAGCGATGGAAAGCCAAGGTGGAGTTGTTTTTTTTGTGCCAATCGGGCAAGCGACGAATATTCCCCTGCTCGGTAATTTAGGCCCCAAAATCCCTATCCGTTTCCACGTCATTGGCGAGGTCAGTGCGACGATTGATACGGAAACACGTTCTTTCGGTATTAACAGTGTGTATGTTGAAGTTAATATATTACTGACAGTAAATGTTCAAATTATTGTTCCACTCGCAACCGAAAAAAGTGTAGTTAAACAGAAGATTCCGGTAGCGATGGGACTCATTCATGGAACGGTTCCTGACTACTACAATAGTGGAAGTGGAAATCCGCCAAATCTTCAAATCCCTTTGCCAGATAATTTCGCGGAATGA
- a CDS encoding Na+/H+ antiporter NhaC family protein, with amino-acid sequence MIGTWVSILPPLIAIIMVFATKRVLLSLGAGIVSGALLAASFGPVESLKNLWESLKATFWDDGFNTGNIYIILFILLLGVITAFVSLSGGSRAFAEWAVRHIKTKRGAKLLTVFLGIAIFVDDYFNALAVGQIARPITDQHRVSRAKLAYFIDSTSAPICVISPISSWGAFLIGQLALIFGGAAAISYSPLSAFLMMAPMNFYVIATFAMVFFLAWTNFDLFDMKKHEQRAMETGQLFDPEKEIPGQLKEEFPVHAHGRVRDLVAPIVTLVAVTFAVMIWTGYLEGGSMNILSIFENTDVSLALLAGGITATALAAILYMLQMKNNETASYSLMGSAFTNGLKAMMPPVFILIFAWSLSFLIGKLETGLFLSELVLKSNIPVSFLPVIMFILAGIMAFSTGSSWGSFGILMPIAGTIMIEAAPEMLLPALAAVLAGAVFGDHSSPISDTTILSSTGAGCNHIDHVSTQFPYALICALVATAGYILLGITGSIWIGLVGVIVILAVLFSVWTMKAKKEAIQLSL; translated from the coding sequence ATGATAGGAACATGGGTATCAATTTTACCGCCGCTAATCGCCATTATTATGGTGTTTGCGACTAAGCGAGTGCTATTGTCGCTAGGCGCAGGAATAGTGTCAGGCGCTTTGCTGGCAGCGTCATTTGGGCCTGTTGAATCGCTGAAGAATTTGTGGGAATCATTAAAAGCAACATTTTGGGATGATGGATTTAATACAGGGAATATTTATATCATTCTTTTCATCCTTCTATTAGGAGTTATCACTGCATTTGTTAGTTTGTCTGGGGGAAGCCGGGCATTTGCAGAATGGGCAGTGCGTCATATCAAAACAAAACGCGGAGCAAAATTGCTCACAGTGTTTCTCGGTATTGCTATTTTTGTGGATGACTATTTCAATGCGTTGGCAGTTGGGCAAATCGCTCGTCCGATCACGGATCAACATCGGGTTTCAAGAGCGAAATTGGCTTACTTCATCGACTCAACTTCGGCGCCGATTTGTGTCATTTCTCCAATTTCAAGCTGGGGAGCCTTTTTAATCGGACAACTTGCACTCATATTTGGCGGGGCTGCTGCAATTAGCTATTCGCCACTATCCGCTTTCCTTATGATGGCACCTATGAATTTTTACGTTATCGCCACATTTGCAATGGTATTCTTCCTCGCATGGACGAATTTTGATCTATTCGACATGAAGAAACATGAACAGCGTGCAATGGAGACGGGTCAATTATTTGATCCTGAAAAAGAAATTCCAGGTCAACTGAAAGAAGAATTTCCGGTTCACGCGCATGGTCGTGTTCGGGATTTAGTCGCACCAATCGTTACACTTGTTGCGGTAACATTTGCTGTTATGATTTGGACAGGTTATTTAGAGGGAGGATCGATGAACATTTTGTCGATCTTTGAAAATACGGATGTATCGCTAGCGCTGTTGGCAGGTGGGATTACAGCTACAGCACTTGCAGCCATCTTATATATGTTGCAGATGAAAAATAATGAAACTGCTAGCTATTCCCTCATGGGCAGCGCATTTACAAATGGATTGAAGGCTATGATGCCACCCGTTTTCATCCTTATTTTTGCCTGGTCACTGTCGTTCTTAATTGGAAAACTGGAAACAGGTTTGTTTTTATCTGAGCTAGTATTGAAATCAAATATACCGGTTTCATTCCTGCCGGTCATTATGTTCATTCTTGCTGGCATTATGGCTTTCTCAACGGGAAGTTCTTGGGGGTCTTTCGGTATTCTTATGCCGATTGCAGGAACAATAATGATTGAAGCGGCACCTGAAATGTTACTGCCTGCGCTTGCAGCTGTTTTGGCAGGAGCCGTTTTCGGAGACCATTCCTCGCCTATTTCTGATACAACGATTCTTTCTTCTACAGGAGCAGGATGTAACCACATTGACCATGTTTCAACACAGTTTCCATACGCGTTGATTTGTGCGCTAGTGGCTACGGCGGGTTATATCCTATTAGGCATTACAGGTTCTATATGGATTGGTTTAGTAGGGGTCATCGTTATTCTTGCAGTATTGTTTTCTGTTTGGACGATGAAAGCTAAGAAAGAGGCAATACAGCTGTCTTTATAG
- a CDS encoding ABC transporter substrate-binding protein yields MKLKKFVSVFAASALAIGLLAGCGTGEKAEEGSTGGSKDGDTIKIGVNLELSGAVASYGTSELSGIELARDEINAAGGIDGKKIELIKVDNKSDPAEAISAALKLITKDKVIAIIGAATSGATVAQAEIANNNKTPLISPSGTSPNVTVKDNGDVNEFVFRTSFIDPFQGTVAANFAANDLGVKNVAIFSDNASDYSKGLASSFKKDFEAAGGKIVAEESYVGKDSDFRSTLTRIKAANPEFIFIPGYYEEVGLIVKQAREMGITVPLMGADGWDSPTLLELAGVEALNNTFTTNHYSSEDPDGIIQDFNKKFNDKFSKSPDAFNALGYDTVYLLMDAIERAGGADSEKIKDALAETKDLELVTGLYSVDENHHPVKSATILEYKDGEQVFKTKVNP; encoded by the coding sequence ATGAAATTGAAAAAGTTTGTAAGTGTATTTGCTGCTTCAGCTCTAGCAATTGGATTGTTGGCTGGATGTGGTACAGGTGAGAAGGCGGAAGAAGGAAGTACGGGTGGTTCTAAGGATGGCGATACGATTAAAATCGGGGTTAACTTAGAATTATCGGGTGCTGTTGCTTCATACGGTACTTCGGAATTATCGGGAATTGAGCTTGCCCGTGATGAGATTAACGCAGCTGGGGGAATTGATGGCAAGAAAATTGAGCTTATAAAAGTGGATAATAAGTCCGACCCTGCTGAAGCAATAAGTGCAGCACTTAAATTGATAACTAAGGATAAGGTAATTGCAATCATCGGAGCAGCAACAAGCGGTGCTACTGTTGCACAGGCTGAAATTGCTAATAACAACAAGACGCCACTAATCAGCCCGTCTGGAACAAGCCCGAACGTAACTGTTAAAGACAACGGAGATGTTAATGAATTCGTATTCCGTACATCATTCATTGATCCTTTCCAAGGAACGGTTGCAGCAAACTTTGCAGCGAATGACCTTGGCGTTAAAAACGTAGCAATTTTCTCTGATAACGCAAGCGATTATTCAAAAGGTCTTGCGTCATCGTTCAAAAAAGATTTTGAAGCTGCAGGCGGTAAAATTGTTGCAGAAGAATCTTATGTAGGAAAAGACTCTGATTTCCGTTCAACTCTTACGCGTATTAAAGCAGCAAATCCTGAATTCATTTTCATCCCTGGATACTATGAAGAAGTAGGATTGATTGTTAAACAGGCTCGTGAAATGGGTATCACTGTTCCACTTATGGGTGCAGATGGTTGGGATTCTCCAACTCTACTCGAACTTGCTGGTGTAGAAGCATTAAACAATACATTCACGACAAACCACTATTCTTCTGAAGATCCGGACGGCATCATTCAAGACTTCAACAAAAAATTCAATGACAAATTCAGTAAATCACCTGACGCATTTAACGCACTTGGCTACGATACAGTTTATCTACTAATGGATGCTATCGAACGTGCTGGCGGTGCAGATTCAGAGAAAATTAAAGACGCTCTTGCTGAAACAAAGGATCTTGAACTAGTAACCGGTTTATATTCGGTTGATGAAAATCATCACCCGGTTAAATCCGCTACAATTCTTGAATATAAAGATGGCGAACAAGTATTTAAAACGAAGGTAAATCCTTAA
- a CDS encoding branched-chain amino acid ABC transporter permease codes for MEWLQQLINGISLGSIYALIALGYTMVYGIIKLINFAHGEIFMIGAFIGYFTIAGWGLGFVPALLISMVSCAIIGVVIERIAYKRLRNATRIAALITAIGVSLLIQNGVIYMRGAQPEAYPEVLRNSTFNFFGAQISSQSILILSVSITLMIILQFVVHKTKIGKAMRAVSYDAEAAKLMGINVDNTISATFAIGSALAGAAGVIFGIYYTKIDPLMGIIPGLKAFVAAVLGGIGIIPGAMAGGLVLGVVETFVSALGFSLWRDAAAFVILILILIFKPSGLFGKNTREKV; via the coding sequence ATGGAATGGCTACAACAACTTATAAACGGTATTTCACTCGGAAGTATTTATGCATTAATTGCACTGGGCTACACAATGGTTTATGGAATCATAAAACTCATAAACTTTGCACATGGAGAAATTTTTATGATTGGTGCGTTTATCGGCTATTTCACTATAGCTGGATGGGGACTTGGATTTGTACCTGCATTACTAATATCGATGGTATCGTGTGCGATTATTGGTGTCGTTATTGAAAGGATTGCTTATAAAAGATTACGGAATGCTACAAGAATTGCGGCGTTGATTACCGCGATTGGCGTTTCACTTCTAATCCAAAATGGTGTCATTTATATGCGTGGAGCGCAACCAGAAGCCTATCCAGAGGTATTGCGTAATTCAACGTTTAACTTTTTTGGTGCTCAAATCAGCAGTCAATCCATATTAATTCTTTCCGTTTCTATCACACTGATGATCATTCTTCAGTTTGTTGTACATAAAACCAAAATTGGTAAAGCCATGAGAGCTGTTTCCTATGATGCAGAAGCTGCTAAACTCATGGGGATTAATGTCGACAACACAATCTCGGCAACGTTTGCAATTGGATCAGCCCTAGCGGGTGCAGCGGGCGTTATTTTCGGTATTTATTATACAAAGATTGACCCGTTAATGGGGATTATACCCGGTTTAAAAGCATTCGTAGCTGCTGTTCTTGGCGGGATTGGAATTATTCCAGGCGCCATGGCTGGAGGACTCGTGCTTGGAGTTGTAGAAACATTTGTCAGTGCACTCGGATTTTCTCTTTGGAGAGACGCGGCAGCATTTGTCATTTTAATCTTAATACTCATTTTCAAACCGTCTGGGCTCTTTGGTAAAAATACACGTGAGAAAGTGTAG
- a CDS encoding branched-chain amino acid ABC transporter permease, which yields MKKSKQFWSFIASSIIVYTVIQVLISVGILNDFHSNTLIFMSINIMLAVSLHLVIGITGQFSLGHAGFLAVGAYISAIVTMKLQLPFPIAILAAGIVATLAGLIIGIPSLRLRGDYLAIATLGFAEIIRIVFLNIDYVGGAAGMQVSHLTTWTTTFICLFLTILIIVNFTNSRHGRACISIRENEIASDAMGINTTYYKVLAFAIGAFFAGVAGALYAHNFYIIQPSNFGFLKSIDILIYVVLGGLGSLSGAIVATILLTVVSTFLQGYPETRMIIYSLVLIIVMLYRPKGLMGTMEITDYFKLWRGSKGGDQHDK from the coding sequence ATGAAAAAATCGAAACAGTTCTGGTCATTTATTGCTTCATCGATTATCGTTTATACTGTTATTCAAGTTCTTATTAGTGTAGGTATCTTAAATGACTTCCATTCTAATACATTAATCTTTATGTCTATCAATATTATGTTAGCGGTCAGTTTGCATTTGGTTATTGGGATAACGGGGCAATTTTCACTAGGGCATGCTGGATTTTTAGCAGTAGGTGCTTATATATCGGCAATCGTGACAATGAAATTACAATTACCTTTTCCGATTGCAATTTTAGCGGCAGGTATTGTGGCTACACTTGCAGGATTAATAATAGGGATCCCGAGTTTACGATTACGGGGAGATTATTTGGCAATTGCTACGCTTGGATTTGCAGAGATTATTCGGATTGTATTCTTAAATATTGATTATGTCGGTGGAGCAGCGGGTATGCAAGTTAGTCACTTAACTACATGGACAACTACGTTTATCTGTCTTTTCCTAACTATACTAATTATCGTCAATTTTACAAATTCTAGACATGGCCGAGCGTGTATCTCTATTCGAGAAAATGAGATAGCATCGGATGCGATGGGCATCAATACAACATATTACAAAGTGTTAGCATTTGCAATTGGCGCTTTCTTCGCAGGTGTCGCAGGCGCTTTGTATGCACATAACTTTTATATCATTCAGCCTTCAAACTTTGGATTCTTAAAATCCATTGATATTTTGATCTATGTTGTTCTGGGTGGCCTAGGAAGTTTATCGGGGGCGATTGTTGCTACAATTTTATTGACAGTCGTTTCCACGTTCTTGCAAGGTTATCCAGAAACACGCATGATCATCTATAGTCTTGTGTTGATTATTGTAATGCTTTATCGTCCAAAAGGGTTGATGGGTACAATGGAAATTACCGATTACTTCAAGCTATGGAGAGGCTCAAAAGGAGGAGACCAACATGACAAGTGA
- a CDS encoding ABC transporter ATP-binding protein has product MTSEPLLKVKDVGIQFGGLKAVSNFNLEINQGELIGLIGPNGAGKTTSFNLLTGVYKPTEGDILFNGKRINGMAPYQVTRGGISRTFQNIRLFNELSVLDNVKVAYHSLAKHSVLSSMFRLPSHFSGEKEMEEKAMELLKIFQLEKNKDEDSKNLAYGKQRRLEIARALAAGPQLLLLDEPAAGMNPQETKELMELIAFVRKKFNLTILLIEHDMNLVMGICERIYVLDHGVLLAEGTPEEIRNNPKVIEAYLGEEVHE; this is encoded by the coding sequence ATGACAAGTGAACCGTTACTTAAAGTTAAAGATGTTGGTATTCAGTTTGGTGGACTAAAGGCCGTTTCGAATTTCAATTTGGAAATCAATCAAGGCGAGCTTATTGGTCTCATAGGCCCAAATGGTGCCGGTAAGACAACTAGTTTCAACTTATTAACAGGAGTCTATAAGCCAACGGAAGGCGATATACTATTTAACGGGAAGCGCATTAATGGGATGGCACCTTACCAGGTTACACGGGGAGGAATTAGCCGGACGTTTCAAAACATCCGTTTGTTCAATGAATTATCGGTTTTAGATAATGTCAAAGTTGCTTATCATTCGTTAGCAAAACACTCCGTTCTTAGCTCTATGTTTCGTTTGCCTTCACACTTTTCGGGCGAAAAAGAAATGGAAGAGAAAGCGATGGAGTTATTGAAAATCTTTCAATTAGAAAAAAACAAAGACGAAGACTCTAAAAATTTGGCGTATGGTAAACAGCGGCGGCTAGAAATTGCAAGAGCATTAGCGGCAGGACCTCAGCTATTATTACTAGATGAGCCGGCTGCAGGGATGAATCCGCAAGAAACAAAAGAATTAATGGAGTTAATCGCTTTTGTTCGAAAAAAGTTCAATTTAACTATCTTGTTAATCGAACACGATATGAACTTGGTAATGGGGATTTGCGAACGTATTTATGTGTTGGATCATGGTGTGCTCCTTGCTGAAGGAACTCCTGAAGAAATCCGTAATAATCCAAAAGTGATAGAGGCTTATTTAGGGGAGGAAGTGCACGAATGA
- a CDS encoding ABC transporter ATP-binding protein: MLKVENLNVYYGSIHALKGVSLHVDAGEIVTLIGANGAGKSTLLKTLSGLLKPKEGTIEYLNNSIAGKQAQAIVQAGISHVPEGRRVFAEMSVEENIELGAFLRKDKAGIQKDFQKVYETFPRLHERRKQSAGTLSGGEQQMLAMGRAIMAKPKLLLLDEPSMGLAPLMVKTIFQVVKDINEEGTTILLVEQNAHMALSVADRAYVIETGRVILSGTAEELHASEEIKNAYLGGH; the protein is encoded by the coding sequence ATGCTTAAAGTTGAAAATCTAAACGTATATTATGGAAGTATCCATGCCCTTAAGGGTGTTTCTTTACATGTAGATGCCGGCGAAATTGTGACATTGATTGGCGCGAACGGAGCTGGAAAAAGTACGTTGTTGAAAACATTATCAGGTTTGTTGAAACCTAAGGAAGGAACCATCGAGTACTTGAATAATTCAATAGCAGGCAAACAGGCGCAGGCTATTGTACAAGCAGGAATTTCCCATGTTCCTGAAGGCAGGCGAGTTTTTGCGGAGATGAGTGTTGAAGAGAATATTGAGTTAGGTGCTTTTCTAAGAAAAGACAAAGCGGGTATTCAAAAGGATTTTCAAAAAGTATATGAGACTTTCCCGCGCCTGCACGAGCGGCGTAAGCAGTCGGCTGGAACCTTATCCGGCGGGGAGCAGCAGATGTTAGCCATGGGCAGGGCTATTATGGCAAAGCCGAAACTGTTGTTGCTGGATGAGCCATCAATGGGATTAGCCCCGCTAATGGTCAAGACGATTTTTCAAGTTGTAAAAGATATTAATGAAGAAGGAACGACGATTCTTCTTGTAGAACAAAATGCGCATATGGCCTTATCAGTTGCTGACCGGGCATATGTTATTGAAACGGGTCGTGTTATTCTTTCAGGGACTGCTGAAGAATTGCATGCCAGCGAAGAGATTAAGAATGCGTATCTCGGCGGTCACTAA
- the lipA gene encoding lipoyl synthase, producing MESIILSCRPEQGNRTEYVRKPDWLKIKLNTNENYTDLKKIMRENNLNTVCEEARCPNIHECWGERRTATFMILGAVCTRACRFCAVKTGLPTELDLAEPERVADSVALMNLKHTVVTAVARDDQKDGGSAVFAETIRAIRRKNPFTTVEVLPSDMGGVYENLERLMDARPDILNHNIETVRRLTPRVRARATYDRSLELLLRAKEMQPDIPTKSSMMLGLGETHEEILETMDDLLAHKVDIMAIGQYLQPSKKHLKVQKYYSPQEFNELRKIAKSKGFSHCEAGPLVRSSYHADEQVNAAAKERQRQGDELLETTLQS from the coding sequence ATGGAGTCGATTATCTTGTCATGCAGACCGGAACAAGGGAATAGAACGGAATATGTTAGAAAACCGGATTGGTTGAAAATTAAGCTGAATACGAATGAAAACTATACAGATCTTAAGAAAATCATGCGGGAGAATAACTTAAATACCGTATGTGAAGAAGCACGTTGCCCTAATATTCACGAATGCTGGGGAGAGAGACGTACCGCTACATTCATGATCCTTGGTGCGGTTTGTACACGTGCATGCCGTTTTTGTGCGGTCAAAACAGGTTTACCAACTGAACTTGATCTTGCTGAGCCGGAACGTGTTGCCGATTCTGTTGCGCTTATGAATTTAAAACATACAGTTGTGACGGCAGTAGCACGTGATGATCAGAAAGACGGAGGATCTGCAGTATTTGCTGAAACAATTCGTGCCATCCGTAGAAAAAATCCATTTACAACAGTGGAAGTTTTACCTTCCGATATGGGTGGGGTTTATGAAAATTTGGAGCGGCTTATGGATGCTAGACCCGATATCTTGAACCACAATATTGAAACGGTACGCCGTCTTACACCTAGAGTCCGTGCGCGTGCGACATACGACCGTTCACTCGAACTTTTGCTCCGTGCAAAAGAGATGCAACCCGATATCCCTACAAAATCATCTATGATGCTTGGGCTTGGTGAAACGCATGAAGAAATCCTCGAGACAATGGATGATCTTCTTGCACATAAAGTTGATATAATGGCAATTGGTCAGTATTTACAGCCATCAAAAAAACATTTAAAAGTACAGAAATATTATTCGCCGCAAGAATTCAATGAACTAAGAAAAATTGCAAAGTCGAAAGGTTTCTCACACTGCGAGGCAGGTCCTCTAGTACGCTCGAGTTACCATGCCGACGAGCAGGTGAATGCGGCTGCAAAAGAAAGGCAGCGTCAAGGCGATGAACTACTTGAAACAACACTGCAAAGCTAA
- a CDS encoding YutD family protein, producing the protein MITLESWQFEIVKDYREGFNEEALLARYSDVLLKYDYILGDWGYGQLRLKGFFEDTNQKATYETKISTLQDYLYEYCNFGCAYFVLKKIGRVKLETQVSEVPE; encoded by the coding sequence ATGATAACATTAGAAAGTTGGCAGTTTGAAATTGTAAAGGATTACCGTGAAGGCTTTAATGAAGAAGCATTGCTTGCGAGATATAGTGACGTGCTCCTTAAATACGATTATATACTTGGGGACTGGGGATACGGACAACTCCGTTTAAAAGGTTTTTTTGAAGACACAAACCAGAAAGCAACGTATGAAACTAAAATCAGTACATTACAGGATTATCTTTACGAATACTGTAATTTTGGCTGCGCTTATTTTGTATTGAAAAAAATAGGACGGGTTAAGCTGGAAACGCAAGTTTCCGAAGTACCTGAATAA
- a CDS encoding DUF86 domain-containing protein, with protein MYFVDRNQISESLNHMDNLLELYKSENEWQEDIIHSLALERITNVIIESIIDVGNTMIDGFIMRDPGSYEDIIDIMEDERVITSQMAKPLKQVVELRKMIVRDFTKVDSEEIQRVLNASMTELLVFSTKVRHYLEHELGPVSAFLPEDK; from the coding sequence GTGTATTTTGTCGACCGAAATCAAATTAGTGAATCGCTTAACCATATGGATAATTTGCTTGAATTATATAAAAGTGAAAATGAGTGGCAAGAGGATATCATTCATTCACTAGCGCTTGAACGGATAACGAATGTCATCATCGAATCGATTATTGATGTCGGGAATACGATGATTGATGGTTTTATCATGCGTGATCCAGGGAGTTATGAAGATATTATCGACATTATGGAAGACGAGCGGGTCATTACTTCGCAAATGGCCAAGCCGTTAAAACAAGTTGTCGAGCTTAGAAAGATGATCGTTCGCGACTTCACAAAAGTGGATAGCGAAGAAATCCAGCGTGTATTAAATGCGTCGATGACTGAACTCCTTGTATTTTCAACTAAGGTTCGTCACTACCTTGAACATGAACTCGGACCTGTTTCCGCATTCTTACCAGAGGACAAATGA